One Methylobacterium sp. 77 DNA window includes the following coding sequences:
- a CDS encoding M20 aminoacylase family protein has product MSPIDRIKAFADDLTAIRRDIHAHPEIGFEEVRTSNLVAEQLERYGIEVHRGLGGTGVVGVLEGRSAKGRRIGLRAEMDALPIEEETNLPHRSTIPGKMHACGHDGHTTMLLGAARYLAETRDFDGTALFVFQPAEEGLGGARAMLADGLFARFPCDEIYGLHNTPSGPHGKLKIRPGPMMAAADFFDIRITGRGAHAAEPHRGLDSIVAASALVQAMQSIVSRNADPLKSAVVSVTQIHAGAAYNVIPEGAHLAGTVRTFDAGVRKLVSARIREIAKGIALAHGVTIEVDLRDVFSVLENSADHAAAAAEIAREIFGAEGVDDDTVPRMGSEDFADMLMAVPGAYAWIGATPGPGLHNAAFDFDDSIIPLGSSYLARLVERRTAA; this is encoded by the coding sequence ATGAGCCCGATCGACCGCATCAAGGCCTTCGCCGACGACCTCACGGCGATCCGCCGGGACATCCACGCCCATCCCGAGATCGGCTTCGAGGAGGTGCGCACCTCGAATCTCGTGGCCGAGCAGCTGGAGCGCTACGGCATCGAGGTCCATCGCGGGCTCGGTGGAACCGGCGTCGTCGGCGTGCTCGAGGGACGATCGGCCAAGGGCCGCCGCATCGGCCTGCGGGCCGAGATGGACGCGCTGCCGATCGAGGAGGAGACCAACCTCCCCCATCGCTCGACGATTCCGGGCAAGATGCACGCCTGCGGTCATGACGGGCACACCACCATGCTGCTCGGCGCGGCGCGCTACCTCGCCGAGACCCGCGATTTCGACGGCACCGCCCTGTTCGTGTTCCAGCCGGCGGAGGAAGGGCTCGGCGGCGCCCGCGCCATGCTCGCCGACGGGCTGTTCGCGCGCTTCCCCTGCGACGAGATCTACGGGCTGCACAACACGCCCAGCGGCCCGCACGGCAAGCTCAAGATCCGTCCCGGCCCGATGATGGCGGCGGCCGATTTCTTCGACATCCGCATCACCGGGCGTGGCGCCCACGCGGCCGAACCCCATCGCGGCCTCGATTCCATCGTGGCGGCCTCGGCCCTGGTCCAGGCGATGCAATCCATCGTCTCGCGCAATGCCGACCCGCTGAAGAGCGCGGTGGTCTCGGTGACTCAGATCCATGCGGGTGCGGCCTACAACGTCATTCCCGAGGGCGCCCATCTCGCCGGCACGGTGCGGACCTTCGATGCGGGCGTGCGCAAACTCGTCTCCGCGCGCATCCGCGAGATCGCCAAGGGCATCGCCCTCGCCCACGGCGTCACGATCGAGGTGGATCTCCGCGACGTGTTCTCCGTCCTCGAGAACAGCGCCGACCATGCGGCGGCGGCGGCGGAGATCGCCCGCGAGATCTTCGGGGCCGAGGGCGTCGACGACGACACCGTGCCGCGCATGGGCAGCGAGGATTTCGCCGACATGCTGATGGCGGTGCCGGGCGCCTATGCCTGGATCGGCGCGACGCCGGGGCCGGGCCTGCACAACGCGGCCTTCGATTTCGACGACAGCATCATCCCGCTGGGCAGTTCCTACCTCGCCCGCCTGGTCGAGAGACGCACCGCCGCATGA
- a CDS encoding outer-membrane lipoprotein carrier protein LolA, with the protein MTGRRHTLAAGSLFVLAASLQPAPASAQVSSFLDGLFGRKEQPAPAPAPEPEAAPAAPPAAKKPTAQAPKPAKDAKATADKAAPGAKAGAKAAAPDAPAKVAAVGAPSAASSMLDAEPAAVLAQANAYFNGMTTLSGSFVQIAADGRRIGGKITLAKPGRLRFDYDQPSPMEVVADGTSVAVKDRKLKTQDLYFISQTPLKFLLRDKIDLARDLTVSDVSNDPGGIRISLEDRATLGGTSKIQLFFDAEMKTLSQWRITDPQGYQTTVQLSNLQKGKAVDGSQFFINYGRTEDKAMEKQIKAQ; encoded by the coding sequence ATGACCGGCCGCCGCCACACCCTCGCCGCCGGCTCGCTCTTCGTGCTGGCCGCCAGCCTGCAGCCCGCACCGGCCTCAGCGCAGGTCTCTTCCTTCCTCGACGGCCTGTTCGGCCGCAAGGAACAGCCCGCTCCGGCCCCGGCGCCCGAGCCGGAAGCGGCCCCGGCCGCTCCCCCCGCCGCGAAGAAGCCGACGGCCCAGGCGCCGAAACCCGCCAAGGATGCCAAGGCGACCGCCGACAAGGCAGCGCCCGGCGCGAAGGCCGGTGCCAAGGCGGCCGCCCCGGACGCGCCCGCCAAGGTCGCCGCCGTCGGCGCGCCCTCGGCCGCCTCGTCGATGCTCGATGCCGAGCCCGCCGCCGTGCTCGCCCAGGCCAACGCCTATTTCAACGGCATGACCACGCTCAGCGGCAGCTTCGTCCAGATCGCCGCCGACGGGCGCCGCATCGGCGGCAAGATCACCCTCGCCAAGCCCGGCCGCCTGCGCTTCGATTACGACCAGCCCTCCCCCATGGAGGTGGTGGCCGACGGCACCTCGGTGGCGGTGAAGGACCGCAAGCTGAAGACCCAGGACCTCTATTTCATCTCGCAGACGCCGCTGAAATTCCTGCTCCGCGACAAGATCGACCTCGCCCGCGACCTCACCGTGTCGGACGTCTCCAACGATCCGGGCGGCATCCGCATCTCGCTGGAGGACCGCGCGACGCTCGGCGGCACCTCGAAGATCCAGCTGTTCTTCGATGCCGAGATGAAGACCCTGAGCCAGTGGCGGATCACCGACCCGCAGGGCTACCAGACCACGGTGCAGCTCTCGAACCTGCAGAAGGGCAAGGCCGTCGACGGCAGCCAGTTCTTCATCAATTACGGGCGCACCGAGGACAAGGCGATGGAAAAGCAGATCAAGGCGCAATGA
- a CDS encoding lysophospholipid acyltransferase family protein: MSRTRSALFNAYWAGWTALFAFPLVVLAILGCPTRPIRAATRLWSRGILFGLRHIVGLDYVEEGRAHIPSEPCLIVANHQSAWETLAFLILIPNVAIVAKRELVAIPIVGWFLRRSPMIIIDRANGTQALRTMIDESRLAIAEGRSILMFPEGTRSTIDAPVQFKRGVELLYAKLGLPVLPVAVNSGLYWPHGGSRHIPGTVVVSYLTALKPGLSGGEFMRGTQDAIDAELDRWRNGPPVMGLQAS; this comes from the coding sequence GTGTCGCGCACCCGCTCTGCGCTCTTCAACGCCTACTGGGCCGGCTGGACCGCCCTGTTCGCCTTCCCCCTCGTGGTGCTGGCGATCCTCGGCTGCCCGACCCGGCCGATCCGGGCGGCGACCCGGCTGTGGTCGCGGGGCATCCTGTTCGGGCTGCGCCACATCGTCGGCCTCGACTATGTCGAGGAGGGGCGGGCGCATATCCCATCCGAGCCATGCCTGATCGTGGCCAACCACCAATCGGCCTGGGAGACCCTGGCCTTCCTCATCCTGATCCCCAACGTCGCCATCGTCGCCAAGCGCGAACTCGTGGCGATCCCCATCGTCGGCTGGTTCCTGCGGCGTTCGCCGATGATCATCATCGACCGGGCCAACGGCACCCAGGCCCTGCGCACGATGATCGACGAGAGCCGCCTCGCCATCGCGGAAGGCCGCTCGATCCTGATGTTCCCGGAGGGCACCCGCAGCACCATCGACGCGCCGGTGCAGTTCAAGCGCGGGGTGGAACTGCTCTACGCCAAGCTCGGCCTGCCGGTGCTGCCGGTGGCGGTGAATTCCGGCCTGTACTGGCCCCATGGCGGTTCGCGCCACATCCCCGGCACCGTGGTGGTGAGCTACCTCACGGCGCTGAAGCCGGGCCTCTCCGGCGGCGAGTTCATGCGGGGCACGCAGGATGCGATCGACGCGGAACTGGATCGCTGGCGGAACGGCCCCCCGGTGATGGGACTTCAGGCGTCGTGA
- a CDS encoding PilZ domain-containing protein: MSDNRREPRQRTFLKGRIIFNNGASSMDCLVRDMSATGARLALSETATLPEVFELFIPQKERTYKASLRWRRTDGIGIAFVDDAAPAAEPPAAATPQADSTGMLALVRRISELEAENAALRRLIAATPAAINVA, from the coding sequence ATGTCGGACAATCGCAGGGAACCGCGGCAGAGGACGTTCCTCAAGGGCCGCATCATCTTCAACAACGGCGCATCGAGCATGGATTGCCTCGTGCGCGACATGTCGGCCACCGGCGCGCGCCTCGCTCTCTCGGAAACCGCGACGCTTCCGGAGGTGTTCGAGCTGTTCATTCCCCAGAAGGAGCGGACCTACAAGGCGAGCCTGCGCTGGCGCCGTACCGACGGCATCGGCATCGCGTTCGTCGACGACGCCGCGCCGGCCGCGGAACCGCCAGCGGCCGCGACGCCGCAGGCCGATTCGACGGGGATGCTGGCGCTCGTCCGCCGCATCAGCGAGCTCGAAGCCGAGAACGCCGCCCTGCGCCGGCTGATCGCCGCGACGCCGGCCGCCATCAACGTCGCCTGA
- a CDS encoding cation diffusion facilitator family transporter, giving the protein MAHESNGAIYTAAGANLAIAVAKFVGAFFTGSSAMLAEGVHSLVDTTNQILLLVGLSRAKKPADARFPFGYGREVYFYAFIVALFIFLGGGAFAVYEGIHKIHYPEASADAVIAGHTIPGFWVNLGILGFAVLAEGYSCAVALKAFWAEKGDREAITAIRRSKDPALFTVLIEDIAALLGLMVAIAGVVLAEWLQMPSLDGWSSIGIGAILIGMAIFLMIETHGLLVGEAAAPETVSAIEKTVRSETGIRHVNAVLTQHLGPSDILVNISLDMEDSLDAGAVEAMVGRLDARLKAQIPAVKRVFIEIQAKEPVPA; this is encoded by the coding sequence ATGGCGCATGAGAGCAACGGCGCGATCTACACCGCCGCAGGAGCAAACCTCGCCATCGCCGTCGCGAAATTCGTGGGTGCCTTCTTCACCGGTTCCTCGGCCATGCTGGCCGAGGGCGTCCACTCGCTGGTGGACACGACCAATCAGATCCTCCTCCTCGTCGGCCTGTCGCGGGCGAAGAAGCCGGCCGATGCGCGCTTTCCCTTCGGCTATGGCCGCGAGGTGTATTTCTACGCCTTCATCGTCGCGCTCTTCATCTTCCTCGGCGGCGGGGCCTTTGCGGTCTACGAGGGCATCCACAAGATCCACTACCCGGAAGCCTCCGCCGACGCGGTGATCGCGGGCCACACCATCCCCGGCTTCTGGGTCAATCTCGGCATCCTCGGCTTCGCGGTCCTGGCCGAGGGCTATTCCTGCGCCGTCGCCCTCAAGGCGTTCTGGGCCGAGAAGGGCGACCGGGAAGCGATCACCGCGATCCGCCGCAGCAAGGATCCCGCCCTGTTCACCGTGCTGATCGAGGATATCGCCGCCCTCCTCGGTCTGATGGTGGCCATCGCGGGGGTCGTCCTCGCGGAATGGCTGCAGATGCCCTCCCTCGACGGCTGGTCCTCCATCGGCATCGGCGCGATCCTGATCGGGATGGCGATCTTCCTGATGATCGAGACCCATGGCCTGCTCGTCGGCGAGGCGGCGGCGCCCGAGACCGTGTCGGCGATCGAGAAGACCGTGCGCAGCGAGACCGGCATCCGGCACGTCAACGCGGTGCTGACCCAGCATCTCGGTCCGTCCGACATCCTCGTGAATATCAGCCTCGACATGGAGGACAGCCTCGATGCCGGCGCGGTGGAGGCCATGGTCGGCCGCCTCGATGCCCGGCTCAAGGCACAGATCCCGGCGGTGAAGCGCGTCTTCATCGAGATCCAGGCGAAGGAGCCGGTCCCCGCCTGA
- a CDS encoding glutathione peroxidase, translating to MTRLHDLTPKAADGAPYPLAQHRGRVVLVVNTASKCGFTRQYADLESLWRRHRDEGFVVLGFPCNQFGRQEPGDAAEIARFCSLTYDVTFPVLAKIEVNGPATDPVFAHLKREKPGLLGIAAIKWNFTKFLVGRDGRAIRRYSPIVKPTGLEADLVSALAVRNSATA from the coding sequence ATGACCCGCCTCCACGACCTCACCCCGAAGGCCGCCGACGGGGCGCCCTACCCGCTCGCGCAGCATCGGGGCAGGGTCGTGCTCGTGGTCAACACCGCCTCGAAATGCGGCTTCACGCGGCAATATGCGGATCTCGAGAGCCTGTGGCGCCGGCACCGCGACGAGGGGTTCGTGGTGCTCGGCTTTCCCTGCAACCAGTTCGGGCGGCAGGAGCCGGGTGATGCCGCCGAGATCGCCCGGTTCTGCAGCCTGACCTACGACGTGACCTTTCCGGTCCTCGCCAAGATCGAGGTCAACGGCCCGGCGACCGACCCGGTCTTCGCCCATCTCAAGCGTGAGAAGCCGGGGCTTTTGGGCATCGCGGCGATCAAGTGGAACTTCACCAAGTTCCTGGTCGGCCGCGACGGCCGCGCCATCCGGCGCTACTCGCCCATCGTCAAGCCCACGGGCCTGGAGGCCGATCTCGTCTCCGCCCTCGCCGTCAGGAATTCGGCGACGGCCTGA
- a CDS encoding NAD(+) synthase: MREATRPLADTERAIAFKSLYRHGFARVAACAGRSHPAEPQRNADEILTLAGECHRAGAALAVFPELCVSSYAIEDLLLQATLLDAVEAALVRIVAASADLTPVLVVGAPLRWRHRIYNCALAIHRGRLLGVVPKSYLPNYREFYEKRHFAPGAGILGEIITLGGIEAPFGTDLLFAAEDLPGFTLGIEICEDLWVPASPGADAALAGATILANLSGSPITVGRAESRALLTRAASMRGLCAYVYAAAGLGESTTDLSWDGQTSIDEAGIRLAEGERFAAGPVTTLADIDLDLLAQERLQAGSFDDNARARGLSYRTIGFRLDPPADDLGLKRRVERFPFVPADVARLAQDCYEAYSIQVAGLAQRLAATGTGKAVIGISGGLDSTHALIVVAKAFDRLGLPRADILAYTLPGFATSEATKANAHALMAALGTTAAEIDIRPAARQMLADMGHPFGRGEPVYDVTFENVQAGLRTDYLFRLANQNGAIVIGTGDLSELALGWCTYGVGDQMSHYGVNSGVPKTLIQHLIRWVVASGQIGHEADATLRAILDTEISPELVPAEEGASPQSTEARIGPYALQDFTLFYTLRHGFSPSKIAFLALHAWGDAARGAWPPDFPSSKRQAYTLAEIRSWLGVFLQRFFGFSQFKRSAMPNGPKVVAGGALSPRGDWRAPSDGNARIWLDELARNVPEN; the protein is encoded by the coding sequence TTGCGAGAGGCCACCCGCCCCTTGGCCGATACCGAACGAGCGATCGCCTTCAAGTCCCTCTATCGTCACGGCTTTGCCCGCGTGGCGGCCTGCGCCGGGCGAAGCCACCCGGCCGAGCCTCAGCGCAACGCCGACGAGATCCTGACGCTCGCGGGCGAGTGCCATCGGGCAGGGGCGGCGCTCGCGGTTTTCCCGGAACTCTGCGTCTCGTCCTATGCCATCGAGGACCTGCTGCTGCAGGCGACCCTGCTCGATGCGGTGGAGGCGGCGCTCGTCCGCATCGTCGCGGCCTCGGCCGACCTGACGCCGGTCCTCGTCGTCGGCGCGCCGCTGCGCTGGCGTCACCGGATCTATAATTGCGCGCTCGCTATCCACCGGGGCCGGCTGCTCGGGGTGGTGCCCAAGAGCTACCTGCCGAATTACCGGGAATTCTACGAGAAGCGCCATTTCGCCCCCGGCGCCGGCATCCTCGGCGAGATCATCACCCTCGGCGGCATCGAAGCGCCGTTCGGCACCGACCTGCTCTTCGCGGCCGAGGACCTGCCCGGCTTCACCCTCGGCATCGAGATCTGCGAGGATCTCTGGGTTCCCGCCTCCCCCGGCGCCGATGCGGCGCTTGCCGGTGCCACCATCCTCGCCAACCTCTCGGGCAGCCCGATCACCGTGGGCCGCGCCGAGTCGCGGGCCCTGCTCACGCGCGCGGCGTCGATGCGCGGCCTGTGCGCCTATGTCTACGCGGCGGCGGGACTCGGCGAATCCACCACCGACCTGTCCTGGGACGGCCAGACCAGCATCGACGAGGCGGGCATCCGCCTCGCCGAGGGCGAGCGCTTCGCGGCCGGGCCGGTGACGACCCTCGCCGATATCGACCTCGACCTCCTGGCGCAGGAGCGACTCCAGGCGGGAAGCTTCGACGACAATGCCCGCGCGCGCGGGCTCTCCTATCGCACGATCGGCTTTCGCCTCGATCCGCCGGCGGACGATCTCGGCCTGAAGCGGCGGGTGGAACGCTTCCCGTTCGTGCCGGCCGACGTCGCCCGCCTCGCCCAGGATTGCTACGAGGCCTACAGCATCCAGGTGGCGGGCCTCGCCCAGCGCCTCGCGGCCACCGGCACCGGCAAGGCCGTGATCGGCATCTCGGGCGGCCTCGATTCGACTCATGCCCTCATCGTCGTCGCCAAGGCGTTCGACAGGCTCGGCCTGCCGCGCGCGGACATCCTCGCCTACACCCTTCCGGGCTTCGCCACCTCGGAGGCCACCAAGGCCAACGCCCATGCGCTGATGGCGGCGCTGGGGACGACGGCGGCGGAGATCGACATCAGGCCGGCGGCGCGGCAGATGCTCGCCGATATGGGCCATCCGTTCGGGCGGGGGGAGCCGGTCTACGACGTCACCTTCGAGAACGTGCAGGCCGGCCTGCGCACCGATTACCTGTTCCGGCTCGCCAACCAGAACGGTGCCATCGTCATCGGCACGGGCGACCTGTCGGAACTGGCGCTCGGCTGGTGCACCTACGGCGTCGGCGACCAGATGAGCCATTACGGCGTCAATTCCGGAGTGCCCAAGACCTTGATCCAGCACCTGATCCGCTGGGTCGTCGCCAGCGGCCAGATCGGGCATGAGGCCGACGCGACCCTGCGCGCGATCCTCGACACGGAGATCTCGCCCGAACTCGTGCCGGCGGAGGAGGGCGCCTCGCCCCAGAGCACGGAGGCCAGGATCGGCCCCTACGCGCTGCAGGATTTCACCCTGTTCTACACCCTGCGCCACGGGTTCAGCCCGTCGAAGATCGCCTTCCTGGCGCTGCATGCCTGGGGCGACGCGGCGCGCGGCGCGTGGCCGCCGGACTTCCCCTCATCGAAGCGCCAGGCCTACACGCTGGCGGAGATCCGTTCCTGGCTCGGCGTATTCCTGCAGCGCTTCTTCGGCTTCAGCCAGTTCAAGCGCTCGGCGATGCCCAACGGACCGAAGGTCGTGGCCGGGGGCGCCCTCTCCCCGCGTGGCGACTGGCGGGCGCCATCCGACGGCAATGCCCGGATCTGGCTCGACGAGCTCGCCCGCAACGTCCCGGAAAACTAG
- a CDS encoding HIT family protein produces the protein MSSNVEPAQYDPENIFAKILRGEIPAQTVYEDEHTLAFMDVMPQGPGHTLVIPKAPARGLLDADPASLAATVATVQRVARAVKAAFAADGLTIFQYNEPAGGQTVFHLHVHIVPRFEGVALGRHTGGMADKDVLADHAGKIRAALAGV, from the coding sequence ATGTCCTCAAACGTCGAACCTGCGCAGTACGATCCCGAGAACATCTTCGCCAAGATCCTGCGCGGCGAGATTCCCGCCCAGACGGTCTACGAGGACGAGCACACCCTGGCCTTCATGGACGTGATGCCCCAGGGGCCGGGCCATACCCTGGTGATCCCCAAGGCGCCGGCGCGCGGCCTCCTCGACGCCGATCCGGCCTCGCTGGCCGCCACCGTGGCGACCGTGCAGCGGGTCGCCCGCGCGGTGAAGGCGGCGTTCGCGGCCGATGGCCTGACGATCTTCCAGTACAACGAGCCGGCCGGCGGACAGACGGTGTTCCACCTCCACGTCCACATCGTTCCGCGCTTCGAGGGCGTGGCGCTCGGGCGTCATACGGGGGGCATGGCCGACAAGGACGTGCTCGCCGATCATGCGGGCAAGATCCGCGCGGCGCTCGCCGGGGTTTGA
- a CDS encoding DNA translocase FtsK, producing MRASGRPPYSHRDPSRPGRGGDRPGLTLGALAHRLISLRASLTRRLSGPPQRPSLVSPRPAPSWLTAPRDMVHDAPASHTHSHAHSHAQPQAWSERSEWAEPQGWPDHVFDDRATPDLARSSGIAALDPTGESRIDHDASSPRVLIRSPRRPASITPEGYDVPAYTAAAEPVAPAVRYTRTPDPVLQERRQRALDAERLAQEEQVRAALQAQDDARRAAELAALAAEEAERAAAEAAEAALLAALPPEPPQPLWRQPYTPPPGVRFFRSPDRRPQAVLATVVDEPLPVPASVTVAEPAPLPIDRDWTDVPDWAAMRAWFDGEDSTALETWSAIHADSPGAPFVPDIATAQAVGPDAVVPVPFVVSPPVDISLLRALPPNPVYVFDRLVRFDRGGAFQPADGQDNGQIDALPGEPSHEDRVAAVAEAATLSLVIAPTGAVSQRSALVSAMAARAAIRPARMTAAQNEAPVVEARSVEAPVMQAFAPQAPSPTTVAHPQVAPVIVPVPPRPVLLRNPKAAPAPAPTPEPEPEVAPEESVAVAEVEEAPAPVLALPAPAPAPQASRAIFPEPRATLIPAGRHTPMSLVENEDYEHPSLELLAEPPVSGTEEVDADVLEQNALNLQQTVQDFGVRGDILAVRPGPVVTLYELEPAPGTKSSRVIGLSDDIARSMSAVSARVAVVPGRNVIGIELPNETRETVYLRELLSSADFCISKHKLALCLGKNIGGEPIIADLAKMPHLLVAGTTGSGKSVAINTMILSLLYRMKPEECRLIMVDPKMLELSVYDGIPHLLSPVVTDPKKAVIALKWAVREMEERYKKMSKIAVRNIDGYNARMAEARAKGEIITREVHTGFNRETGQAVFETEEMDLSALPYIVIVVDEMADLMMVAGKDIEGAIQRLAQMARAAGIHLIMATQRPSVDVITGTIKANFPTRISFQVTSKIDSRTILGEMGAEQLLGQGDMLFMAGGGRTTRVHGPFCSDSEVESVVAHLKRQGRPSYLEAVTVDDNPPEEKPAKASKAEKAAAADADEIDAPIFDASAYAGGGIDAGADLYDQAVQVVMRDRKASTSYIQRRLQIGYNRAASIMERMEVEGIVGQANHAGKRDILMEMAPSSMGSSMGAAMDYDD from the coding sequence ATGCGCGCATCGGGACGGCCTCCCTATTCTCATCGTGATCCCTCCCGGCCCGGACGCGGCGGCGACCGCCCCGGCCTGACCCTGGGAGCCCTGGCGCACCGGCTGATCAGCCTGCGCGCGAGCCTGACCCGGCGTCTTTCCGGACCGCCGCAGCGTCCGAGCCTCGTCTCGCCGCGTCCCGCGCCATCCTGGCTCACGGCGCCGCGGGACATGGTGCACGACGCCCCCGCCTCCCATACCCACTCCCATGCCCACTCCCATGCCCAGCCGCAGGCCTGGTCCGAGCGGAGCGAGTGGGCGGAGCCGCAGGGCTGGCCGGACCACGTCTTCGACGACCGCGCCACCCCCGACCTCGCCCGCTCCTCCGGCATCGCGGCCCTGGACCCGACCGGCGAGAGCCGGATCGACCACGACGCGTCGAGCCCGCGCGTGCTGATCCGCTCGCCGCGCCGCCCTGCCTCGATCACGCCCGAGGGCTACGATGTGCCGGCCTACACGGCCGCCGCCGAGCCGGTCGCCCCGGCGGTGCGCTACACCCGCACGCCCGATCCGGTGCTGCAGGAGCGCCGCCAGCGGGCGCTCGACGCCGAGCGTCTGGCCCAGGAAGAACAGGTCCGCGCCGCCTTGCAGGCGCAGGATGACGCGCGTCGCGCCGCCGAACTCGCCGCCCTCGCCGCGGAGGAGGCCGAGCGTGCCGCCGCCGAGGCCGCGGAGGCCGCGCTCCTGGCCGCGCTCCCGCCCGAGCCGCCGCAGCCGCTGTGGCGCCAGCCCTATACCCCGCCGCCCGGCGTGCGCTTCTTCCGCTCGCCCGACCGTCGTCCGCAGGCCGTCCTCGCCACCGTCGTCGACGAGCCGCTGCCGGTCCCGGCGAGCGTGACCGTGGCGGAGCCCGCCCCGCTGCCGATAGACCGCGACTGGACCGACGTTCCGGATTGGGCCGCCATGCGCGCCTGGTTCGACGGCGAGGATTCGACCGCCCTCGAGACCTGGTCGGCGATCCACGCGGATTCCCCTGGCGCCCCGTTTGTGCCCGACATCGCCACGGCGCAGGCGGTCGGCCCGGACGCGGTCGTGCCGGTGCCCTTCGTCGTCTCGCCGCCCGTGGACATCTCCCTGCTGCGCGCGCTTCCGCCGAACCCCGTCTACGTCTTCGACCGCCTCGTCCGGTTCGATCGCGGCGGCGCATTCCAGCCCGCCGACGGTCAGGATAACGGCCAGATCGATGCCCTGCCCGGCGAGCCCAGCCACGAGGATCGCGTCGCGGCGGTTGCCGAGGCGGCGACCCTGTCGCTCGTCATCGCGCCGACCGGAGCGGTGTCGCAGCGTTCCGCCCTCGTCTCGGCCATGGCCGCCCGCGCCGCGATCCGCCCTGCCCGCATGACGGCCGCGCAGAACGAGGCCCCCGTGGTCGAGGCCCGATCGGTCGAAGCCCCTGTGATGCAGGCTTTCGCCCCTCAGGCCCCCTCCCCTACCACGGTCGCCCACCCGCAGGTCGCTCCCGTCATCGTTCCGGTGCCGCCGCGCCCCGTCCTGCTGCGCAATCCGAAGGCGGCGCCCGCCCCCGCGCCGACCCCTGAACCCGAGCCGGAGGTGGCACCGGAAGAGTCCGTGGCCGTCGCCGAGGTCGAGGAGGCGCCGGCGCCCGTGCTCGCCCTGCCCGCTCCGGCGCCTGCCCCGCAGGCATCCCGCGCGATCTTCCCCGAGCCCCGCGCCACGCTGATCCCGGCCGGCCGGCACACGCCGATGTCGCTGGTGGAGAACGAGGATTACGAGCACCCCTCCCTCGAACTCCTGGCCGAGCCGCCGGTGAGCGGGACCGAGGAGGTCGATGCCGACGTGCTGGAGCAGAACGCGCTCAACCTTCAGCAGACGGTGCAGGATTTCGGCGTGCGCGGCGACATCCTCGCCGTGCGCCCCGGCCCGGTCGTGACGCTCTACGAACTCGAGCCGGCGCCCGGCACCAAGTCGAGCCGCGTCATCGGCCTGTCGGACGACATCGCCCGCTCGATGTCGGCGGTCTCGGCCCGCGTCGCGGTCGTGCCCGGACGCAACGTCATCGGCATCGAACTGCCGAACGAGACGCGCGAGACCGTGTATCTGCGCGAACTCCTGTCCTCGGCCGATTTCTGCATCAGCAAGCACAAGCTCGCCCTCTGCCTCGGCAAGAATATCGGCGGCGAGCCGATCATCGCGGATCTGGCCAAGATGCCCCACCTGCTGGTGGCCGGCACCACCGGTTCGGGCAAGTCGGTGGCCATCAACACCATGATCCTGTCGCTGCTCTACCGGATGAAGCCCGAGGAGTGCCGCCTGATCATGGTCGATCCGAAGATGCTGGAACTGTCGGTCTATGACGGCATCCCGCACCTGCTCTCCCCCGTCGTCACCGACCCGAAGAAGGCGGTCATCGCCCTCAAATGGGCGGTGCGCGAGATGGAGGAGCGCTACAAGAAGATGTCGAAGATCGCGGTCCGCAACATCGACGGCTACAATGCCCGGATGGCGGAAGCGCGGGCCAAGGGCGAGATCATCACCCGCGAGGTCCATACCGGCTTCAACCGCGAGACCGGCCAGGCCGTGTTCGAGACCGAGGAGATGGACCTCTCGGCCCTGCCCTACATCGTCATCGTGGTCGATGAGATGGCCGACCTGATGATGGTGGCCGGCAAGGACATCGAGGGCGCGATCCAGCGTCTCGCGCAGATGGCGCGCGCCGCCGGCATCCACCTGATCATGGCGACGCAGCGCCCCTCGGTCGACGTCATCACCGGCACGATCAAGGCGAACTTCCCGACCCGGATCAGCTTCCAGGTCACGAGCAAGATCGACAGCCGCACGATTCTCGGCGAGATGGGCGCGGAGCAGCTGCTCGGCCAGGGCGACATGCTGTTCATGGCCGGCGGCGGACGCACCACCCGCGTCCACGGCCCGTTCTGCTCGGATTCGGAAGTCGAGAGCGTGGTCGCCCATCTCAAGCGCCAGGGCCGGCCGTCCTATCTCGAAGCCGTCACCGTCGACGACAACCCGCCCGAGGAGAAGCCGGCCAAGGCCTCCAAGGCCGAGAAGGCGGCCGCCGCCGATGCCGATGAGATCGACGCGCCGATCTTCGATGCCAGCGCCTATGCCGGCGGCGGGATCGACGCGGGGGCCGACCTCTACGATCAGGCGGTGCAGGTGGTGATGCGGGACCGCAAGGCTTCGACCAGCTACATCCAGCGCCGCCTCCAGATCGGCTACAACCGCGCCGCCTCGATCATGGAGCGGATGGAGGTCGAGGGCATCGTCGGGCAGGCCAACCATGCCGGCAAGCGCGATATCCTGATGGAGATGGCACCGTCGTCCATGGGCTCCTCGATGGGCGCCGCGATGGATTACGACGATTGA